A window of the Lactuca sativa cultivar Salinas chromosome 5, Lsat_Salinas_v11, whole genome shotgun sequence genome harbors these coding sequences:
- the LOC128126059 gene encoding ribosome biogenesis protein ERB1-like, translating into MDHGKAIVDGGVSVEGTSGLLPHEKLKAESELSDSEGNLEPTTPLSLSERDEEDEDVESEVEPEEDYPEEEPEEDPEEEPEEDPEEESEGNHVEYHAEQRYETFHMPYVEYTPTSPGTYWERLYKDEMPQAQLEIHSLKRKIQEIDEHRSRLVQENQIRVDAAMKSKRKIQRLEQEVSELRKLTITKLWEGFVAWAKQAKATTYGLLDKVVGREPPQAEVLVIQSGPGDRKAKKIRKYLKEGKRILKYDDIVFKN; encoded by the exons ATGGATCATGGAAAGGCAATCGTCGATGGTGGGGTGTCAGTTGAGGGTACTAGTGGGTTACTTCCCCACGAGAAGTTGAAGGCCGAGTCAGAGCTCTCTGACTCGGAAGGCAATCTGGAACCAACGACCCCACTCAGCCTCTCTGAACGGGATGAAGAAGACGAGGATGTGGAATCCGAGGTGGAGCCCGAAGaagatt aTCCTGAGGAGGAGCCCGAAGAAGATCCTGAGGAGGAGCCcgaagaagaccccgaggaggaatccgAGGGAAATCACGTGGAGTACCATGCGGAGCAAAGATACGAAACGTTCCATATGCCTTATGTGGAGTACACGCCAACTAGTCCTGGTACCTACTGGGAGCGACTTTATAAAGATGAAATGCCACAGGCACAGCTCGAGATTCACAGTTTAAAAAGAAAGATTCAAGAGATAGATGAACATAGGTCAAGGCTCGTACAGGAGAACCAAATAAGGGTTGATGCTGCTATGAAAAGTAAACGCAAGATACAAAGGTTGGAACAGGAGGTGTCAGAGCTAAGGAAACTGACTATCACTAAGTTGTGGGAAGGGTTTGTGGCTTGGGCAAAACAAGCCAAGGCCACGACTTACGGATTACTAGATAAGGTGGTTGGAAGAGAACCACCTCAGGCCGAGGTGTTGGTCATTCAAAGTGGTCCCGGAGATCGAAAAGCTAAAAAGATAAGGAAGTACTTGAAGGAGGGAAAGAGAATATTGAAATATGATGACATCGTTTTTAAAAATTAG